The Bactrocera dorsalis isolate Fly_Bdor chromosome 3, ASM2337382v1, whole genome shotgun sequence genomic interval acattctCGGTTATGGTAGTATCGCTGTTTTATGGAAATAATATGTATTAAAGTAAGCTCGGTGCCATGACACCAATAATaccttcaacaaaaaaaattaattactacgGCAAGCAACTCCAGCCAAACCAAGCTCACCCAAACGGGACAGCAAGCAATAAGGGAATACTGCTCGGTACTGCCTATCTATCCACATCCACCTTCTGCTTGAGTTGGTGCGGCAACTCGTTGTAAATGAGGGCAGGAACGCGCGCTAAGGGAAGGAGTTATGGGTTAAAGTATTCTAAAACATAAAATCTTGGGAGACAATGCAGATACTCACTGTTGCATTTGTAAATTAGGTCCGACCAAATGATCATCTCCTGCGAGAAACAGAAAACGCCGAGGCGTCCACCTTTCAATGTAGAGTCATAGATGTTATGCGAGTCCAAGATCAAATGTTCGCCTTCATACATCCTGTAAGTTATCAAGAATGTATTAAAGACTTCAATTACTTAAAATACCCAGACAAACACCTCATACCTCAAGCGTATTAGGCCGATCGCCGGTCTATGCAACAGCGACCAGCGATACGAAGTTTTCTCTTTCCAACCTACATTCGCTGGGTCCTTCCACAGTAACTTAACTTGATCTGGCGTATCGCCTGAGTGCCAGAGACTATTACGCAGCATTGAACCAGGTCCTGTTATGCTATCGACCAACTTAATCTGTATCCCCGGCTCCGAAGAAGCGCGGAATGGTGTTGATTCCCAATATGTCTGTGCGGCCTTCTTCCACATAACCACATAGAACTTGCGATTGCTCTGATAACTGAATATGAAGCCCACATAATCGTCGTCTGTGTCATCGTTAACAAAGAATGTGCCCTCAAAGTCGACGCCACCAAAAGCGTCGTGTCCTACCACCAAGCCGGGATCACTGTTCAGTGTTTGTACGATTTCGGAGCCATTGGCGTGCACTTCCCAATTGGGATCGCGTTGTGCATCACCTTCCGGATCGAGTATAACTGAACGGATTGTGCGGAAGTCCGTTGAATATATCATGGAATTGTTGGGACAGTTATCAATAAAGTTGGGCGTGCCATCCTCGTCCTCATCGTATTCACAAATGTCGCCCTTACCGTTGTCTGTTTAGCATAATATTTAGATATAATTTGTTGAAAGCACCGATATACTGATACTTACGGTTTAAGTCCGTCTGATCGGGATTTCGTACCAAGGGACAGTTGTCGCGGTGATTCGGTATGCCATCCCCATCCATGTCATCATCACACGCGTCACCTCTGCCAAAAACAAACGACAGTAATAAAATACTACCAGCATTGCTCATATCTCATACTCACTTGCCATCACCATCGGTGTCCAACTGATCAGAGTTACTAATAGAGTTACAATTGTCTTCACTGTCCTGCACGCCGTCATCATCGCCATCAATATCCGAGTCGCACGCATCACCTACCAGATCGCTGTCTCGGTCCTCCTGTGACGGATTCGGTATGGTCGGGCAGTTATCACAAGCATCACCTATACCGTCGTTGTCCACATCGGACTGATTCGGATTCGGTATTGTCACACAGTTATCGTACATATTCGCTATATTATCGTTATCCATATCCTCATCACAATCATTACCCATACCATCGTGATCCGAGTCTAATTGCTTACGATTCGGCACGAATGGACAATTGTCGCACGCATCGCCCACACCATCGTGATCCGAGTCCGACTGATTGTCATTGTAATCATATGGGCAATTATCTTTATCATTCTTCTCACCATCACCGTCCGCATCATCGTCACAACCATCACCAATGCCATCATTATCGGCATCTTCCTGTCCCGAGTTCGGCAAATCCGGACAATTATCACGTCTACAACGTACATCACCGCAGTCTAAGTCAAAGTCCGCCCAACCGTCGAGATCACGATCACGTCCGCAGACGAAACCATTGCCAGCCCAGCCGACATTGCATTTGCAGGTATACTTAAAGTTATCCGTTAGCTGGCAGTACGCATTGTGATCGCAAATAGTGCCATCAGGGCACATATCTGATGTGGGCAAGCAAACGTTCGTACCATTCGCGAAATAGCCATCGACACACTTGCATTGATATGAGCCCTGTAAATCGAAAAACTTTAGCGTTTCATCGTTTAAGTAGTCAGCGAACTTACAATCGTATTTACGCAGACCGAGTGCGCATGACAGCGGTCCAAACCTTTTGCGCACTCATCAATGTCATTGCAAGTTTGCTTACGAAAATCAGGCGCAATATATTCCAAATAAAAACCTTTAATACATGTGGGACGGAGCTTAGATAATTCTCTTATACTTATTTTGTTTCAAACTTTTACCTCTGCTGTGAATTCCATCGAAGCCGTGTGGGCAAGGCTCACAGCGAAAACCGGGGTTAAGGTTTATACATTCCGTTTTCGGGTCGCAAGGATGATAAATGTCGCATTCGTTGATGTCATGACATTTCGTGCCATTCATGTGTGTACCAGGTGAGCAAGGTATACAACGGAAGTATGGTGGGAAGTCCATTTCTACGCACTCGACGCCTATAAAATTTGGAGATAAAATAGATCAatttaatatatactatatatatatatatacttatatatatatttcgtgttgacaatttttgttttaaccaAACTTTTTCCGACTAAAGTCTCTTGTTCCAGTTATTCAAACTAGATTAGATCGCAAGTATCTTGTTCCAGTTATTCAAACCGGTTTAAACCGCATCTTATTACGGCTTAAGCTTTCAGTGTTCTTTCGGACTAAAAACCGGACGATCTTATTTGGTTTATCAAACCTAATACTTGATggatacatgcacacacacatgaaaTTTTGACCAGGCAGCAAAGTATTCTGTGAAACTCATCAAGATCGGCTGACTAGAacaatcgtttttttttcaccTAAATCGGTCACTTCTCTTTTGGAAATGAAGCTAGTGATAACGTTATTGTCAGTGAAGAGaggtatagatcgatgataaccaagtTTTTATGGGCGCAATCTGAAGAGTTAGATCTTGACGACATCTAGTTTCAGCAAGAAggggctacgtgccacacaATACGAAAAACTACTGAATTATTGCGAGGAAAGCTTGGAGCtgcgattatttcaagaaattgtgacattgaatagAAATAGTTGTGATTTAACTCCATTAGGAGCCtctgcggtggaagcagcatgttgaCCCGACCTTAGCCAAGCACACACTTCTACAAATGACGGCAGAATGGTGTGGCAAAAGTAAGGTAATCTCGTCCCAGCGGATGAAAAAGTTAAGTGGTACTATACCATTGGACCTTCTCCTAAGGGACAGCATTACTAAAAGGGTTAACTTCACCAAGATATTCAAGGTTACCCTGAATGGAATGATCCCActctcgagctactgcttaggAATAGTACGATTAAGTGGTACGCTGACGGTTGGAAAACGACGAGGGAATCGGTGCAGAGGTCGCAGGACCACACACCAAGCTCTAAATAGCTATGGGAAGTTTTCCGGGTATTTATCAGGCAGAGGTCTTTGCAATAAGTCGGTGCAAGGTGATAAACCTCTAACACAACAATGAACATAAATACTTAGCGAAAGTCAAGCGGCAATTGAAGCAATCTCTACCTATGAGATCAAAATTCTACTGGTGCAGGAGCGTAGAAAACAGCTGGATAGTCTACCGGAACGTAACCAAACGTACCTTATCTGCGTGCCCGGCACCCGTATAGCCAGGAATGAAttggctgatgagctcgcccaCTCCGCAACATCCACTAACATGGTAAAACCTGAATGAAGTGGACCTccataccataaaggagttGCTCCGTAAGGAAGAAGGAATAGGCAGAGATAGGTAAGCGGCTTGCCAAATTGCTATTGGGGGTACAGTCTCATTAGGTGTAAATATGACAACTGACCTCCCTAGAGGAAAGCTCAGACTACATACCGGTCGCATTTTACATTACATAGCTACTGGAAGCTCAAGAAGCATTCACACAACATGGGCCCAGCTTTTTGCgtacagggagcctgaaacacCAGAACACCGGCTAATTGACTGTACAGCAGTCTGAAGACGTAGATTTAAGGCCCTTGTTTCCGAATGGGGACCACATCGCTTCGCTAGCAGCCAGCAGAacattggactttatcaatatccTTGTGATTTAGGAAAGGGACCAATAACCTAAGATCGCGTTGCATACCTCGtttatcaatcaatcaatcaatcaaacaccATTAGACaacttcttgtggggttatttgaaataattggtTTTTGGCAATAAGCCAGACTTTCTTTAAGTTTTTGAGGCCAACATTCATTTggtttagtggaaaaagtactcgaaactTGGGTTCATGGAATTCGTTTCATGCAGAAGAACTCGTGGAGGTCATTTGAATGATGTTGTATACAGAACTTGATTGTAACATTTGAACTACTTAGTGCGTGAAATTCAACGTGGAcaagaaaatttatgaagaTATGTTGACTACGGCATAAAGTGTCCATACAACCGATTGCTcagataacgggtgatttttttgaggttaggattttcatgcattagtatttgacagatcacgtgggatttcagacatggtgtcaaagagaaagatgctcagtatgctttgacatttcatcatgaatagacttactaacgagcaacgcttgcaaatcattgaattttattaccaaaatcagtgttcggttcttttcttttttatcgacaaattttgttcagcgatgaggctcatttctggttgaatggctacgtaaataagcaaaattgccgcatttggggtgaagagcaaccagaagccgttcaagaactgcccatgcatcccgaaaaatgcactgtttggtgtggtttgtacgctggtggaatcattggaccgtattttttcaaagatgctgttggacgcaacgttacggtgaatggcgatcgctatcgttcgatgctaacaaactttttgttgccaaaaatggaagaactgaacttggttgacatgtggtttcaacaagatggcgctacatgccacacagctcgcgattctatggccattttgagggaaaacttcggacaacaattcatctcaagaaatggacccgtaagttggccaccaagatcatgcgatttaacgcctttagactattttttgtggggctacgtcaagtctaaagtctacagaaataagccagcaactattccagctttggaagacaacatttccgaagaaattcgggctattccggccgaaatgctcgaaaaagttgcccaaaattggactttccgaatggaccacctaagacgcagccgcggtcaacatttaaatgaaattatcttcaaaaagtaaatgtcatgaaccaatctaacgtttcaaataaagaaccgatgagattttgcaaattttatgcgtttttttttttaaaaagttatcaagctcttaaaaaatcaccctttatattaattttaagccaTATGTGGAACTTATGACCTCAACAGCTATACAGTGTAACGAATCAGGACAGAAAATGGAAATATGCagaaattgtgaaaatggaaTCGAGTATCCTTGTATTCTTAATTAAATGCGCAACTATTTAGagtaaaatagattttttttattaaacttcacataatttacaattataaatacaattttaagcaACATTAAAAGTTAAGAATTATCGATACTAATAAAATACACAATTTCCATTTTCTGTATTAATTGGTTGCCTGCACATCTGCCTGTCTACAACAACTGCTGCTTTGCCACAATTCCAATATTATTGGCGTTTTTAGTAATTGCCAGGCAATTTATGCGTGCTTTGTTGAATACTTTCGCATATATTTCGTTTCGCGCTGATATTGTTGAACGCTTTGGATGGGCACTATAAAGTTACCtgcgtgacaacaacaaaataaagaagagaaaaaagacATAAATTAGTGCTTAAAGTTGCAAATTCTGAGCGAAATAAACGAAAGTGACTGTGCTGGGcggcatacatgtatgtatgtgggtatgtGTGACTATAAAAGACCCTCATATTATATGTGTGTGGCTCTTGCGGCCGTCTTAACCTCATAAAATACTGAGCAACTGCTAATTTcgcgaaaataaaaaatcaattaacaCCCGTTTTATGGCCGAAAAAAGATCGCGCCTCGGGTGTCAAGCGCTCGGACGCTCGCACGCCGTCAACacaaattattacattttgaaGAGAATTCGCCAATATCATAAATCATCGATTGACAGACGGTCGAAGGAACGTTGAAGGaatgtgcaacaacaataataacaaccacggctcaaaaacatatttgtaagcagtgagaaagaaaaataaagcaaaaacacaacaacaaaaaatatttggtacTCACCCGAGGGACATGGTCCATCCACACAGGGATTATGCTTGCTGCAAGTACGTCCATCACCTTCATAGCCAATGGGACAGGCATCACACTGCGCACCATTCAATGTATCGTGACACTGAACGCCTCTGcaacagcaaaacaacaacaacaataataacaataaataataaataaaagcaaagtgTAAATAAGAATTTTGTAGCGCTgcacaaaaacaatgaaaacaaaataaagtggCAGCGCAGAGCACTTGATGGTTCCAAGCAtatgcacacaaacaaaaacacatacacacctatACATATTCATGCATGTCACTATGTATTCATTTGCCGTGTGTTAGCACGTTTGACAGCACaacagtaacaataacaacaacaacaacacaataggTATATTGGCTGGCATTATAAATGATCTTGGCAGTCGCGCGTTAGCTGCACGCCAGCGCTTATGACAGACACAATAAGCTGAAAGGTGATTTTCACATGAACTTCGCATATTTCACACACGTGTGAATACTGGGTGGATGCAGCAAAAGGCCACGAAGAATTAGTAGAAAAGGAAATTAACTTTCATAAAGCGGGCACAATGTAAGCGGCAGCGTACTAGCGGTGGCGGAGAGACGCTAAAGAAGAGTTATGTAAAGAAATAGTAAACAGTTTGTATGAGTTAGGCAGCTTAGGTGAACTCATAAATGTGTGTGCAAAAGTATTGCAGTTTTGAGTTCGTTGTTGCCAGATCGATAGACATTTTTTGGGAAATATGATTTTTCTATACTAATTGTcttaaaacaacttttttgagCTGATGAATTTCGTTAAATCTTTTCTACAAACAGATTTTgttatagagttgccactttttcagactattatataaaatttgggATATATAAGAACTCTACCACTTCCATAAAATCTTTTgatcaatttttagttttacaaaatCAAAGATAAAATAAGATTTGAAGATCTAACTATACTCCACCTTTACAAAGTATTCTTTTCGAACCTTCACAGCCAGTTTATTAgtatagggttgccacctttttttcttttaaaattcgGCTATATGGAAATTTTACCATTTCCACGAGTTCTTTTAACTATTTATTAGTCTTACAAAAACCAAtccaattaaatattattaataaaattatatatgagtTTCTTACTTATTGTATTAACCAAATCAAGGATATGGTGAATTTCTCGACAGACTCTTCTCTTACAAAATAGCGCCTTTGATATTGATATTCATTATTCGGAGTTCAAACTGGCTAAATTTTCGGTTTAAAGAGATTCTTACTGTGGGGTTGCCACCATTTTGGACCGTGTTCGTCTATGCTGCTTTACTAAACTATTTTTCTGTCGATATTGCATTAGTCGTCTGAAAGCAGTTGTGATAACAAAATTCAGAATTTCCATGTGGTAAAAATTTTGCGTTGGAAATTTGGCTGTCAGTTTGTACACACTATAGTTTGAGTTTGGtaataatttatgccacaaatttcgtaaataaaaaataagaaatctgGTATAAAGTTACTGAAAGTCTGGTATAAATTTTCGCCttgaattttatatacactacaGTTCgagtttataataatttatttaaagaatttcccaaatttaatacaaatctggtatattttattgaaagccTGGTATTTTTGCCATAAATTTCATACACACTACTGTTCTAGTTTATAATAATTAAGGCCAAGAActttgcaaattaaataaaaatctggtataaaaatattgaaaatctgGTATAAATTGCTCcaaaaaatatcttatataCTACTCAAGTTTATAAAAAACTGTGTAAAgaattttccaaataaaataaaaatttggtataaatttatagtaactCTGGtatagattttatatttattgtagaACGAAAATCTAactaagaatttaattttaacataattttagaaGTTGTAACTAAATTGTGTACTTCGAGTTCGGtagatttttatgtttttaattttgaaaaatttattaaaattggtataaagttattttaaaaattgttgcgCGTGTGTTATAAATTTTAGGTACacttttttgctataaatttacggggtataaacatacatatgtttgtaaaaatataactggtattaaaaatgtataccaaatttgtataccaaattttttttaccagCAGTAAATATAAATTCTGTAAAAACTCAATTGAAATACGGCTTTACTTTCCGGcaaacatttgtaaatatgacTTTTAGCATAAATGAATAACAGTTATTAGGTTTAAACTTTGGCATaagtttgttataattttttcttcaatttggaTATAAATTTACCGCAGTgtttaacatacatatgagaAAATTCTTTACGGATGCAAGCCTACATCTGgtatgcatttttttaatactggtataaattttttaaatgataatTTAAAGGTTGATATGGCTTTTTCGCATACATTTGTGCAAATTATAAACCAACACCTTCatggtaaaaattttggaatatattggtaaaaatatgtatatctggtataattttttaaatactagaATACACTTTTTTTAAAGTTAGTTGAAGTATGCTTTCACTTTTTagcataaagaaaaaaaatatttggtataaaattttggcataaatttggTAAAACTTTTTTCCTTAATTTAGGTACAAATTTACTGCAGTATCTACCACGCATGTGCAAAAATTTATTGCGTTCTTCAATCTACATctggtataaaaattttactactggtataaacttcacaaaatttcgttAAAGCAGTCTAATGCTTTAtagcataaatttgtaaaaattataaacaaccACGTCTTTGGGAAAGTTTTTTGGAATATACATATTAGTAATAAAACTggtctaaatttttttcctaccgacataattttttttttggaatttagtTAAAGTATGATATTACATTTTGGCatagattaaaaaaaagtatgtatTTGGTATAAActtttggtataattttttttctccaaaTTACCTACAAATTTACCGCAGTGTTTGACACACATGCGCGAAATTTATGGCATCCTTCAGCTCAGCGCAGATAATTGGAATTTCATTAATGGCAATGTGTAAATCgtgtttattaaaaatgcatgtGGGCTGTGTGTAACCAATAAGCCGCAGGCGCAACGAAAACAAAGCTGAAGCGAAGAGGACTACTTTGGCAAAAGCTAAACAAAGGATTTCATACAATAGCgaaataaaataacgaaagACTATAGAAAAAGTGATTATGATTATATGAAAATAACCgaatgcatatgcatatatcaaAATAGCGCGTGGGTTGAAGGCGTTAGCGCTAAGCGCTTTTGATACGCCGCTAAGAATAACCCAAAAACGAAGAAAGAAACATGTAAAGCAACGTGGGAAACTGTGCGCGCAGTCCAAATAAATTACGATCAGCCTGCAAGGTAATTGGGAagacacttatgtatgtgtatgtatacatatgtgagtCGATAACAGTCTTATAAAAAAGCCTCAGTTTGAACTGTTGACCTTGAAAAGATTTGAAATAGCCATCGATGAAGAATATTGATTCGAAATTTAGTGGTGAAGagaacaaattaaagaaagaaCAAAGTAAGCGCATTGCCATCGAATTCTAAACCCTTTTCTCCTAAAAAAGGTTAATCAAGTAATATTGAAAGCTTTAACAAGAAATAATTACCCcaaatatatcaaattttttaaaggaaagCGTACAATTTTGAGCTGCTTTGGTCGTCTTGAGTCTTCAGTCTAGTTCAGTTAGCTGGGAATTTAAGCTTGCAAGTCAAATTGATTGTAAAATAAGCCACAAATCAACTACACTAACCACCGTTCATATAAAAATCATAACTTCCAATCAGCGCTAGTGCTCCTCTGGGGTAAAAATTCCCATAAAACTGTTAACAATTTTTCCACCAACTTATATCGTCTATATAGCTGTAAAAATGTACTGGTTTTAATTGAGCAATTAACCGCGTTGTTGGttgcatatgcatacatatctatatatgtttACAATAATGCTTGTGCTGGGTTTATAAAAAAGCGCGTTTACATGCATCAAGCGCCAGCCGTTGAAATCCCGTGTTTTCACTGATGCATATCACAATATGATCTGTTGGTAAACAAGTTCACCTACACAATTTTGTTGGCATGCATATGAAATGCCCGCAATGCGCTGGAAGCATACAGTCATGCTGATATAAAaactttcatatatatatgtacatatgcatacatatgtatactatctAGATGTTAACGGGAAAGGGAGTGAGCACTGGCATTTACGCTTCGGCATAAGACAAGTCTCAAGACGTTAGATGAGGGAGAGAGGGAAAAAGAAGTAGTAGAGAGAGTAATACAACCTCTACTCTTTTGGCCGTTATGCATCAGAAGAGGGACTATTGTAGGCAGAAtgccttttatttttgttaaacttgGACCAAGACTTCAATAAGCAATGTCAAACGAAGAATGTCCAAACAAAGTCCAGGCCTTCCTCTGTTTCTTCGAGCgagtactgcgtcaaatactctcAGAGTTAGAGCATTTTCATcaattcggacaacatgacttagccagtgTAGCTGCTGtcccttaattcgctgaactaagtcaatgtcgtcgtatatctcgaagctcattgttccattgactgcgatattcgccatttCTAATGCgtaaaggatcataaatctcccgcagaacctttctccccAATAAAGGTCAAGCCGACTCATCACATGTTGTCATCGGACCTGCCTCTTCATCATGTAGCAGGCCGGAAACGATGATTGACTTGtaaaatttggtctttgttcgtctcGAGAGGACTTTGAGTTCACGTACTGTTTTGAAATTAGACACATTCCTTATCTATTCCTATGAATTTTAGTTGAGTTTTCtagaatttattatatttgggTTATTGGATCTTTTCACATGGACTAGCTCAGGTAAGGCAAATAGGCTAATATGTCGGGTAATCACGAATACAAAAATAGAATGTGATGCCCAGAACTTTAAGGCATGGATCAAAAATACCGTCAGATATCGACAGAGATCATGCCACAAATTTATTGGGACGACTAATATCAATTTCAGACAATTTGACGTTGTTTGGGTACGTTTAGCCGTCCTTAATTAGATATAAATCCAGGTTCGGTTCAGTTATGTCCCAACGAGTCAAAGCTGTATGAAAAAGGAGATATTGAATTATCTATACAATTTCTTCTCAACTGTTCAGCTCTGGGCACGCTGAGGTTGAAACTTCGCGATAGAAACATCTCGGAATACTTTCGGCGAAATTGGCGACGTTGCAGGGATTGATTATCTATGAGGTATGAGGTTACTGATACCAAGTAAGGACCAGCATTCACAGCTGCCAAAGTTGGATGCTGCGTTACCTTTGGTGCTAACATCAGCGCTAGGAactaaactaacctaacctgcAGTTGAATACACCCGACCGTCTAGAGAAAGGTTGGTTTATTGATGGACATCTTTATTCAGAAGACAAAATCTCAAGCAATCTGTATATTTCAAATCTTCCGTGATACAATTTCACTTAGAAGTCGCAGATACGGGAGCTTCAGTTGGATAGTCTTGAGCTATAAATATGCAACGTTGTCGAGCTTAAGGTGGAAAATCGGAACATAAACTGTTTCAAGCTATGAAATTAGAGAAAACGGCCGAATTTTTCCCTAGTAAGTCTCTATATATACGTATCTCTTTTCTGCACACTTTACTACTACTGGGTCAAAAATCCTAGTGCTAAAATTTGTGGTCCATCATTTAACGATCGGTTCCAGTACATCAGCTTATAGCCACCCCTTTAACTGTTTGGAACTACGACACGTGCTTCGGAAATGCTAAATAAACTCAAGCAGCCGGCAAATACGAATTTTACACACTACACAACTTAGCATTAGTGACCGCTACGGTATTTTGGAAGCTTGAGACATCGACCCAAAGTATAAACACCTACGCAATGCCACAGGCGATAAATGTACAATAGCACGAACAACCAAATAAATGACGAAATGACGGAGGTAATTGCAATGAGATGCACCGATATGTATGCACGGTTGGTTGCGCCCAAGCCAAAGTGAATTGTGCATGCGATATGTACCACGAGCCAACAAATAGGCAAACACACTTGGTTAAGTAGGAAGGTGTGTTGTATGTGGACGGTTGTGTGACGCGGCGTGGTCAGCATGCGGACGGACACCACGAAAGGTAGAGCGACAGCGCAGAGTCATTCAGCCACTTAACACATTTGGCCACTTAGGCGGACCATTTGCAGTCATGGGTCGACTTGAGAGCACGCTGCAGAGGTGACGGCATACAAGTGGCAAATTGAAGAAGTTAAATCGCCGAAAAAAGTGTGTATTGCACTTAATGCCTTAAGATCAATTGGATGGGGTTAATTTTGTTTCGTTTCGTTGTCAAATTACATTGTACGAAAATTTCGAAGTGAGACAAAGAATTCCGCAAAAATGTTGGACTTTTATGTCCACTTATTATTGCCAGAGATTCTGCTTTTTTCATAGACGGTTTACTTTGATAACGTTGGTCCAGTATTCGGCGCCTTTCGAAGTTCCGTAAgtttatttttacctttttaaaTACCTTCAAATAAACTTTGAATGATTTTTTACAAGACATTTCTTTGATCTGAATGTCTTtttcaagcatcgatagtaccGTTGAAATAGTACGTTCTCTCCTCAAGAACTCCTCGTGAAAGTAAGATCCCACTGAGCTCTGATTCATATAGATTCACGGTTATTTTCACACGCCTTTAGGGAAGGATAAGATACGCCAGCATTTACATTTTATTCGAAGAGTATCAAGGCGATTTACTCCATCTGTCTGTGGTATTCTTTAACCGAAGTTCTGAAAATCAGCTAGATATCCAAATAATCATGAGTTCCAGTCAATCAAGATGAGCAATGATATAACAGTTCTCTTAA includes:
- the LOC105222583 gene encoding cartilage oligomeric matrix protein isoform X1 codes for the protein MNWRLLFILVATSWWVGDVSSLSLDPVASAELEQHIKKGDCVISMRHIRPRRKLHISIEALFMIDFPTLKHKFSFFLDRREQRVTLDISASGVTESLQFVIPNINETSTIRSMALHFHKNRIALLVDCKESDAHELDMNLSKLYIQMDDPVIKLFRERKYPLHFDGNLEHALQRANCQKGLNRRGNRRMLKTKVTTEREKNKKRDVRNFYNSDSSYERFTQRQLPLDFEQRGDIPMMHGDCEDALAKSISDLMALVKLLREDIAHQREEIAYLRKLLENCAGCKEPTASNSLRIEPTCRTANPCYPGVDCFETMAGLRCGRCPAGMVGDGKICKPGVTCAERPCYVGVQCHDTLNGAQCDACPIGYEGDGRTCSKHNPCVDGPCPSGVECVEMDFPPYFRCIPCSPGTHMNGTKCHDINECDIYHPCDPKTECINLNPGFRCEPCPHGFDGIHSRGFYLEYIAPDFRKQTCNDIDECAKGLDRCHAHSVCVNTIGSYQCKCVDGYFANGTNVCLPTSDMCPDGTICDHNAYCQLTDNFKYTCKCNVGWAGNGFVCGRDRDLDGWADFDLDCGDVRCRRDNCPDLPNSGQEDADNDGIGDGCDDDADGDGEKNDKDNCPYDYNDNQSDSDHDGVGDACDNCPFVPNRKQLDSDHDGMGNDCDEDMDNDNIANMYDNCVTIPNPNQSDVDNDGIGDACDNCPTIPNPSQEDRDSDLVGDACDSDIDGDDDGVQDSEDNCNSISNSDQLDTDGDGKGDACDDDMDGDGIPNHRDNCPLVRNPDQTDLNHNGKGDICEYDEDEDGTPNFIDNCPNNSMIYSTDFRTIRSVILDPEGDAQRDPNWEVHANGSEIVQTLNSDPGLVVGHDAFGGVDFEGTFFVNDDTDDDYVGFIFSYQSNRKFYVVMWKKAAQTYWESTPFRASSEPGIQIKLVDSITGPGSMLRNSLWHSGDTPDQVKLLWKDPANVGWKEKTSYRWSLLHRPAIGLIRLRMYEGEHLILDSHNIYDSTLKGGRLGVFCFSQEMIIWSDLIYKCNTRVPALIYNELPHQLKQKVDVDR